From the Ciona intestinalis chromosome 2, KH, whole genome shotgun sequence genome, one window contains:
- the LOC100186781 gene encoding calmodulin-like protein 4, producing the protein MARYLQEHQIAEYRDCFNLHDEKQNGRIMCSQLITVMRKLGACPTQGEVKKHLAYLQKKPNEYMDFSQFLTVMHRQTPNENVADEISAAMQLTSLEHRGKIPKSRLRYILMNTGEKLSSREVDQMFRAANIQKKDSINYREFVHMIMQPIPDDY; encoded by the exons atg GCTCGCTACTTACAAGAGCATCAAATTGCAG AATATCGAGATTGTTTTAATCTTCAtgatgaaaaacaaaatgggAGGATTATGTGCAGTCAGTTGATCACTGTGATGAGAAAACTAGGAGCATGCCCAACTCAGGGTGAAGTGAAGAAACACCTCGCTTATTTACAGAAAA AACCAAACGAATATATGGATTTTTCCCAATTCCTCACTGTTATGCATAGGCAAACACCAAATGAAAATGTTGCAGATGAAATATCTGCTGCAATGCAg TTAACCAGCCTTGAACATCGAGGGAAAATCCCCAAATCAAGACTTCGTTATATCCTCATGAATACTGGTGAAAAACTCAGCTCACGTGAAG TTGATCAAATGTTTAGAGCAGCAAATATTCAGAAGAAAGATTCCATCAATTATCGGGAGTTTGTGCATATGATTATGCAACCAATACCAGATGATTATtaa